CGATGACGGCAACGAGCGGGCCTGGTTTTTCTTTGATGCAGGAGAACATCGGGTTTGCCTGCGTTGCCGAGGTGCCCTGTGTGATTGTGAACGTTATGAGGGGTGGGCCCAGCACGGGTTTGCCGACAAAACCCAGTCAGGGTGATGTGATGCAGGCTCGCTGGGGTACTCACGGTGAGCATCCCATAATTGTTCTTGCCGTATCCACGACCAGGGACTGTTTTGATGTAACCGTTCAGGCTTTCAACCTTTCGGAAAAGTACCGGACGCCTGTGATCATACTTGCCGATGAGGTTGTTGCTCATACCCGCGAGAAGATTTTTCTTCCCCACCCGGAAGAAGTTGAGGTGGTGGATCGAATAAAGCCCAGTATGCCTCCTGAGTGGTACATACCTTATGAGGATAACCCCCGGGGTGTTCCGCCCATGGCGCCGTTTGGTGAGGGGTACAGGTATCATGTAACGGGTCTGATTCACGACATTCGGGGGTTTCCTACGGAGAGGCCCGATGAGATTCAGCAGTTTCTTACCCGTATTCATCGGAAGATTTATCAGAATTACTTTGACATTGTGATGTTGAAGGAAGAGTTTGCGGAGGATGCGGAGATTCTTGTGGTTGCCTATGGGTCGGTGGCGAGGTCTGCGAGGCGTGCGGTAAGAGATGCGAGGAGGCGGGGGATCAGGGTCGGTTTGATACAGCTTGTAACCCTCTGGCCCTTTCCACGTCAGGCTCTTGAGCCCTATCTTATGAGGGTCAAGGCCGTTCTTGTGCCGGAGATGAATTTCGGGCAGGTGTCGAGAGAGATAAAGAGGATAAGTCAGGGTATGACCAGGGTTGAGAAGCTTAACCGGATAGACGGAGATCTTATAACCCCGCAGGAGATTCTTACGAGAATCATGAAGCTCTGAGGAGATCGTTATATGGCCGAAGTTACCAAGTTGATTCATAAGTATTTGAGGCACGATAAGAAGTTTCCTCATGTGTGGTGTCCCGGATGCGGTAATGGGATA
The genomic region above belongs to Thermodesulforhabdus norvegica and contains:
- a CDS encoding 2-oxoacid:acceptor oxidoreductase subunit alpha, giving the protein MTATSGPGFSLMQENIGFACVAEVPCVIVNVMRGGPSTGLPTKPSQGDVMQARWGTHGEHPIIVLAVSTTRDCFDVTVQAFNLSEKYRTPVIILADEVVAHTREKIFLPHPEEVEVVDRIKPSMPPEWYIPYEDNPRGVPPMAPFGEGYRYHVTGLIHDIRGFPTERPDEIQQFLTRIHRKIYQNYFDIVMLKEEFAEDAEILVVAYGSVARSARRAVRDARRRGIRVGLIQLVTLWPFPRQALEPYLMRVKAVLVPEMNFGQVSREIKRISQGMTRVEKLNRIDGDLITPQEILTRIMKL